One genomic window of Scatophagus argus isolate fScaArg1 chromosome 16, fScaArg1.pri, whole genome shotgun sequence includes the following:
- the rapgefl1 gene encoding rap guanine nucleotide exchange factor-like 1 — MPAGMKPLEKFLKKQTTALTRAGGFVGGVTDKASGGTGASRRRPSLSRVVPFFRETSPESGQAREVFSPDSEDPPSWPSATGPSLVTVPCSANGSGSGSGSGSGSGGGDVRSPSLSSDEQSSEASLITETSGGGGGTPLPPDTPDNLTLSVLDSVAGKRHGHCTETLLDDFMLTHPIFLTADRLQQVLLQQFTLETEGKEGEGGGREAEGERREGRGGGERDGESEGVMDAVERKQAVLHVAFRYLDTYRELLQEEGERSNSFPKELYLCAVQELSRYPELVEDVLKLQRWTEILHCPSDEEKESRKKQVRPLFRHFRRIDACLQPREAFRGSDEIFCRVYTPDHSYVTIRSRLSCRVGEILALVKEKLQYSEDQPVLPGNLILVAVTSAGEKAVFRPSDEAVFTTLGVNTHLFACEASELDSLLPLPEEIHWTPGDSKLHDMSAEEVANQLVVFDWELFSCVHEVEFVCYVFHGEQSRWRPLNLELVLQRCSEVQHWVATEILQCQSLPKRIQLLRKFIKIAALCKQQQDLLSFLAVVLGLDNPAVNRLRLTWEGLPGKFRKQFQQFESIADPSRNHKSYRDLITSLRPPLIPFTPLLLKDLTFLHESCKTFHGELVNFEKMHKVAEMVRIIRRYRSSQLAMDTETSPSHLQTKAYVRQLQVIDNQNLLFDMSCKLEPKDT; from the exons ATGCCGGCGGGGATGAAACCGCTGGAGAAGTTCCTGAAGAAGCAGACCACGGCGCTGACCCGGGCCGGGGGCTTTGTTGGCGGGGTGACAGACAAGGCCAGCGGGGGAACTGGGGCGTCCCGCCGGAGGCCCAGCCTGTCCCGGGTCGTACCCTTCTTCAGGGAGACGTCACCGGAGAGCGGCCAGGCTCGGGAAGTGTTCAG CCCGGACAGTGAGGACCCCCCCTCCTGGCCCTCAGCCACCGGGCCGAGTCTGGTCACGGTACCGTGCAGCGCTAACGGCTCCGGTTCCGGTTCCGGCTCCGGCTCTGGTTCTGGAGGAGGAGACGTCCGCAGTCCGTCTCTGTCCAGCGACGAGCAGAGCTCTGAGGCCAGCCTGATCACAGAGAccagcggaggaggaggagggacgcCTCTTCCTCCCGACACGCCAGACAACCTGACCCTCTCAGTGCTGGACAGCGTGGCGGGGAAACGTCATGGACACTGCACAG AAACCCTGCTGGATGACTTCATGTTGACACATCCCATCTTCCTGACGGCCGACAGGTTGCAGCAGGTCCTGCTGCAGCA ATTCACTCTGGAGAcggaagggaaggagggagaggggggagggagggaggcggagggtgagagaagagagggacgaggaggaggagagagggatggagagagtgagggagtgaTGGACGCTGTGGAGAGGAAGCAGGCGGTGCTGCACGTCGCATTTCGATACCTGGACACCtacagagagctgctgcaggaggagggagagcgTAGCAACAGCTTCcccaag gagctGTACCTGTGTGCGGTTCAGGAGTTGAGTCGGTATCCCGAGCTGGTTGAAGACGTCCTCAAACTGCAGAGATGGACTGAGATCTTGCACTGCCC ctcTGATGAGGAGAAGGAAAGCAGGAAGAAGCAGGTTCGTCCTCTGTTCAGACACTTCAGACGCATCGACGCCTGCCTGCAGCCCCGAGAGGCGTTCAGAGGCTCCGATGAGA TCTTCTGTAGGGTCTACACTCCGGATCATTCCTACGTCACCATCAGGAGCCGTCTGTCCTGCCGAGTCGGGGAGATTCTGGCTCTGGTCAAGGAGAAACTGCAGTACAGTGAAGACCAACCAGTTCTGCCTGGAAACCTCATCCTGGTGGCCGTCACGtcagctggag AGAAGGCCGTGTTCCGGCCCAGCGACGAGGCCGTCTTCACCACACTCGGCGTCAACACTCACCTGTTTGCCTGTGAAGCCTCTGAGCTCGACTCGCTG cttcctcttcctgaGGAGATCCACTGGACGCCTGGTGACAGCAAACTCCATGACATGTCAGCAGAGGAGGTAGCCAATCAGCTGGTGGTGTTCGACTGGGAGCTCTTCAGCTGCGTGCACGAG GTGGAGTTTGTGTGCTATGTGTTTCATGGAGAGCAGTCCCGCTGGCGCCCCCTGAATCTGGAGCTGGTACTGCAGCGCTGCAGTGAGGTGCAGCACTGGGTCGCCACGGAGATCCTGCAGTGTCAGTCGCTGCCAAAGAGGATCCAGCTGCTCCGCAAGTTCATCAAGATCGCAGCGCT ctgtaagcagcagcaggacctgCTGTCCTTCCTCGCTGTGGTTCTGGGTTTAGACAACCCTGCTGTGAACAGACTGCGACTCACCTGGGAG GGTCTCCCAGGGAAATTCAGGAAGCAGTTTCAGCAGTTCGAGAGCATCGCG GACCCGTCCAGGAACCATAAGTCCTACAGAGACCTGATCACCAGCCTGAGACCTCCGCTCATCCCCTTCACACCTCTGCTGCTCAAAG acTTGACCTTCCTTCACGAGAGCTGCAAGACGTTTCACGGTGAACTCGTCAACTTTGAGAAGATG CATAAAGTGGCTGAGATGGTGAGGATCATC